Proteins from one Leptospira bourretii genomic window:
- a CDS encoding M20 metallopeptidase family protein — MKVYPSHRKEEMVRYRRTFHQFPELKYEEKETASFVKAHLESLGFQVESGIAETGLVALFDSGIPGKTILVRADMDALPIHEENNHDYKSKNPGKMHACGHDGHTSILMALSSELKSSFSEFVPKGRVLLCFQPAEEGGSGADKMIASGILDRYKVDSVFALHVWNHIDLGKVGVVNGTMMASVDEFKITVKGTSGHGAIPQHTVDPIVVGSHLVTALQTLVSRNVDPLEPCVVTVGSFHSGNAFNVIPETATLHGTVRTYSKSVYEMIPKRMESLVNQIAAGFGATVDFEYNRIDKPTINDSGMADIVRTAAKNVLGENCLTEENTRTMGGEDFSAFLMERPGCYFFIGSRNETKGFIHSHHSSFFDFDEDALPIGLSVMKEVIKTYLLNSI; from the coding sequence ATGAAAGTTTACCCTTCGCACAGAAAAGAGGAAATGGTTCGTTACAGGCGAACCTTCCACCAGTTCCCCGAACTCAAATATGAGGAAAAGGAAACTGCTTCTTTTGTGAAGGCACATTTAGAGTCTTTGGGTTTTCAAGTGGAATCAGGGATCGCAGAAACTGGACTTGTTGCTTTATTTGATTCTGGAATTCCTGGAAAAACCATCCTCGTCCGAGCCGATATGGATGCCCTCCCCATCCATGAAGAAAATAACCACGACTACAAAAGCAAAAACCCCGGTAAGATGCATGCTTGCGGACATGATGGGCATACAAGCATCCTTATGGCACTTTCTTCTGAACTAAAATCCTCTTTTTCGGAATTTGTCCCCAAAGGTCGAGTTCTCCTTTGTTTCCAACCAGCGGAAGAAGGTGGATCAGGGGCTGACAAAATGATCGCTTCTGGAATTTTGGACCGGTACAAAGTAGATTCCGTTTTTGCTCTCCATGTTTGGAATCATATTGATCTCGGGAAAGTGGGGGTTGTCAACGGTACCATGATGGCTTCCGTTGATGAATTTAAAATTACAGTAAAAGGAACCTCTGGCCATGGAGCAATCCCCCAGCACACAGTGGATCCGATTGTAGTTGGTTCTCACTTGGTGACCGCTTTACAGACATTAGTTTCCAGAAATGTGGATCCTTTGGAACCCTGTGTGGTGACCGTGGGATCATTCCATTCTGGAAATGCCTTCAATGTCATCCCGGAAACAGCAACCCTTCATGGAACAGTTCGCACCTATTCCAAATCCGTTTATGAAATGATTCCCAAACGAATGGAATCTCTGGTGAACCAAATTGCCGCTGGGTTTGGAGCCACCGTTGATTTTGAATACAACCGAATTGACAAACCCACCATCAATGACTCAGGTATGGCTGACATCGTCCGAACCGCTGCAAAAAATGTTCTCGGTGAAAACTGCCTCACTGAAGAAAATACAAGGACCATGGGAGGCGAAGACTTTTCGGCTTTTCTAATGGAAAGACCAGGTTGTTATTTTTTTATTGGTTCTCGGAACGAGACCAAAGGATTTATCCACTCCCACCACAGTTCTTTTTTTGATTTTGATGAAGATGCCCTTCCCATTGGCCTTTCCGTGATGAAAGAAGTCATCAAAACCTATCTTTTAAATTCAATTTAA
- a CDS encoding enoyl-CoA hydratase/isomerase family protein: MISFEQVDGIGFIRLGINDKNSFSNESFLELKKTIQIAKESNSKAIVLKSDSPGSFSLGLDLTTVSTMDLSKDLAPFLNLFYDNLKGLFTLPVPTIAEISGHALGYGAMLALVCDYRYATEDIRFGLPEVKIGIQVPSFIYTLLGEAVGYDAAKRHVLLGDAFKAKEMPSLFEEIVGTEEDVKKKSKSLQTKLKKNSLSAMKDTKLGILNVQKNILSLIETDIQATIQSIQSKDAQEGISASVQVRRPVFTS, translated from the coding sequence ATGATATCATTCGAACAAGTAGACGGAATCGGATTTATCCGATTGGGCATTAACGACAAGAACAGTTTTTCTAACGAATCGTTTTTGGAATTGAAAAAAACAATTCAAATCGCTAAGGAATCCAATTCCAAAGCCATCGTATTAAAAAGTGATTCTCCTGGGTCTTTTTCTTTAGGACTTGATCTTACCACTGTCAGCACAATGGATCTTTCCAAAGATTTAGCTCCCTTTTTAAATTTGTTCTATGACAACTTAAAAGGTTTGTTTACCCTTCCCGTTCCAACAATCGCAGAAATTTCTGGCCATGCTTTAGGATATGGAGCGATGCTTGCCCTTGTTTGTGACTATCGTTATGCGACAGAAGACATTCGATTTGGTTTGCCTGAGGTAAAAATTGGAATCCAAGTTCCTTCATTTATCTATACCCTTCTCGGTGAAGCCGTTGGATATGATGCTGCAAAAAGGCATGTATTGTTAGGTGATGCATTTAAAGCCAAAGAAATGCCAAGTTTGTTTGAAGAAATTGTTGGAACAGAAGAAGACGTAAAGAAAAAGTCGAAATCTCTTCAAACCAAACTAAAGAAAAATTCCCTGTCAGCAATGAAAGATACAAAATTAGGAATTTTGAATGTACAAAAAAACATTTTATCGTTAATTGAAACGGATATCCAAGCGACCATCCAAAGTATCCAATCAAAGGATGCGCAAGAAGGTATTTCTGCTTCCGTTCAAGTCAGAAGACCTGTTTTTACTTCCTAA
- a CDS encoding MarR family winged helix-turn-helix transcriptional regulator, whose product MSRELPKRFRSVRYFDRISSEIADIVRSEMEKLGYPGLTTSHFEILTFLLRSTVPINMTQIAKTIEKTKPTCTVLVNRLVKEGLVERNPSPNDGREWALLLSKDGKKIRKKIVTISAKLLSLQTWGISKESEDILYPILEEIYKHIRNKREN is encoded by the coding sequence ATGAGTAGAGAACTTCCAAAACGATTTCGATCCGTTCGCTATTTTGATCGTATCAGCTCGGAAATTGCAGACATTGTTCGTAGTGAAATGGAAAAGTTGGGTTATCCCGGGCTTACGACTTCACATTTTGAAATTTTAACCTTTCTCTTACGTAGCACTGTTCCCATCAATATGACACAAATTGCCAAAACCATTGAGAAGACGAAGCCCACTTGTACAGTTCTTGTCAACAGATTGGTCAAAGAGGGCCTTGTGGAAAGAAATCCATCTCCAAATGACGGAAGAGAATGGGCCTTACTTTTATCAAAGGATGGGAAAAAAATACGAAAGAAGATTGTGACAATTTCTGCAAAACTTCTTTCGTTACAAACATGGGGAATCTCAAAAGAAAGCGAGGATATTTTATATCCTATCCTCGAAGAAATTTACAAACACATTCGAAATAAAAGAGAAAATTAA
- a CDS encoding aminopeptidase P N-terminal domain-containing protein, translating into MKLPNKKTREYNSKLYRSRITNIQKKLKKGEIFLLFAANHKIRNRDVEYKFRQNSDFYYLTGITEEDSILVITHDVSGMFCLPKDKEKEIWTGIRLGKEKIKSMLGLDFSYDLSEWEKEKSAILIGNHTLYYFFGENPDRDRELISECRNLSERAREGKFGPHRIEHPHFLHEERLTKSKEEISILKNAADVTKHGHMRIMRESKPGMYEYELEALLDQEYIKYGSIGGGYGHIVAAGKNACILHYVSNDDLLKEGDLVLVDSGAEWNYYTADVTRVFPVGKKFTEAQKTIYEIVLYAQKNAIRNSISGTPFNEVHEKTVRFLSDCLREMGFLKGSLEEIIEKGTYRKFYMHRTGHYLGMDVHDVGRYFLDGKSRPLKDGQVVTVEPGLYFDPTDETIPKEFRGIGIRIEDDILIHGKTPINLTESIPKEISEIESLKS; encoded by the coding sequence ATGAAATTACCAAATAAAAAAACAAGAGAATACAATTCTAAGTTATATCGTAGTCGGATCACAAACATTCAGAAAAAGTTAAAAAAGGGGGAAATCTTTTTACTTTTTGCAGCAAACCATAAGATTAGAAACCGGGATGTAGAATATAAGTTTCGCCAGAATTCCGATTTTTATTACCTAACAGGGATTACAGAAGAAGACTCTATCCTTGTCATCACTCATGATGTTTCAGGGATGTTCTGTTTACCCAAAGACAAAGAAAAAGAAATTTGGACGGGGATTCGACTTGGAAAAGAAAAAATCAAATCCATGTTAGGTTTGGATTTTTCTTATGATTTAAGTGAATGGGAAAAAGAAAAGTCTGCCATCCTGATTGGGAATCATACCTTATACTATTTTTTTGGAGAAAATCCAGACCGTGACCGGGAGCTGATTTCCGAATGTCGAAATCTATCGGAAAGGGCAAGGGAAGGGAAATTCGGTCCGCATAGGATCGAACATCCACATTTTCTACATGAAGAAAGACTCACTAAATCCAAAGAGGAAATTTCAATCTTAAAGAATGCAGCTGATGTCACAAAACATGGACATATGCGCATTATGCGAGAGAGTAAACCGGGGATGTATGAATATGAATTGGAAGCTCTCCTTGACCAAGAGTATATAAAATACGGATCAATTGGAGGGGGATATGGCCATATTGTTGCCGCAGGAAAAAATGCCTGTATCCTGCATTACGTTAGTAATGACGACCTCCTCAAAGAGGGAGATTTGGTCCTTGTCGATTCAGGTGCGGAATGGAATTATTATACGGCAGATGTCACACGTGTGTTCCCCGTGGGAAAAAAATTCACTGAAGCACAAAAAACAATCTATGAAATTGTCTTGTATGCTCAGAAAAATGCGATTCGTAATTCTATATCAGGAACTCCTTTTAATGAAGTGCATGAAAAAACGGTTCGCTTCCTCAGTGATTGTCTAAGGGAAATGGGTTTTTTAAAAGGGAGTTTAGAAGAGATCATCGAGAAGGGCACCTACCGAAAATTTTATATGCACCGGACAGGTCATTATTTGGGAATGGATGTACATGATGTCGGGCGATACTTTTTGGATGGAAAATCTAGACCATTGAAAGATGGTCAGGTAGTGACTGTGGAACCTGGATTGTATTTTGATCCAACGGATGAAACCATCCCGAAAGAATTTCGAGGGATTGGAATTCGAATCGAGGATGATATTCTCATCCATGGTAAAACGCCCATCAATTTAACCGAATCCATTCCGAAAGAAATTTCTGAAATTGAATCTTTAAAGAGTTAA
- the waaF gene encoding lipopolysaccharide heptosyltransferase II has protein sequence MPEKILIIQTAFLGDLILSTSFFHAVKTEHPGAEIHVLVNAGTESVLENNPDLTKVWSLDKKRIKKNPFAFLHFAGLLKKENFNKVYSAHFSFRSSLLSYLTRAPIRIGYKESGFSFLHTKTVQRPKQGPHEVEKLFSLLFEEYDYPTGRERRPYLFPGKPEEDSFLTKKKEILNHEEGYILIAPSSLWETKRMPEEKFVSVITQILRKRKETVILIGSKADLEIENTIIRLMKTEPLELKERDRLFSLVGKTNLKELMVWIRNASAIISNDSSPIHFASAFNTPTVMLYGATIPAFGYGSLSDKHKIMEVQGLNCRPCGIHGGRICPEGHFRCMMDQNPVRIFEALEEVITHEITK, from the coding sequence ATGCCAGAAAAAATACTCATCATCCAAACCGCGTTTTTAGGTGACCTGATCCTATCCACTTCGTTTTTCCATGCGGTCAAAACGGAACATCCTGGAGCAGAAATCCATGTACTCGTGAATGCAGGTACAGAATCTGTTTTGGAAAACAATCCAGATTTAACAAAAGTTTGGTCACTTGATAAAAAACGAATCAAAAAGAATCCTTTTGCGTTTTTGCATTTCGCTGGATTATTAAAAAAAGAGAACTTTAACAAAGTGTATTCGGCACATTTTTCGTTTCGTTCAAGTTTGTTATCCTACCTCACTAGGGCTCCGATTCGTATTGGTTATAAAGAATCTGGTTTTTCTTTTTTACATACAAAGACGGTGCAAAGACCCAAACAAGGTCCACATGAAGTGGAAAAACTATTTTCCTTATTATTTGAGGAATATGATTATCCTACAGGTAGAGAAAGACGACCATATTTATTCCCAGGGAAACCAGAGGAAGATTCTTTTTTAACAAAGAAAAAAGAAATTTTAAACCATGAAGAAGGATACATTCTGATTGCTCCTTCTTCTCTTTGGGAAACCAAACGAATGCCAGAAGAAAAATTTGTGAGTGTCATTACACAAATCCTACGCAAACGAAAGGAAACAGTTATTTTAATTGGAAGCAAAGCAGATTTAGAAATTGAGAATACCATAATACGGTTGATGAAAACAGAGCCTTTAGAACTAAAAGAAAGGGATCGTTTGTTTTCTCTTGTGGGTAAAACAAATTTAAAAGAACTAATGGTTTGGATTCGGAATGCCAGTGCGATTATTTCCAACGACTCAAGTCCCATTCATTTTGCATCTGCTTTTAATACTCCGACGGTTATGTTGTATGGTGCAACCATCCCTGCGTTTGGATATGGAAGCCTTTCAGATAAACATAAAATCATGGAAGTACAAGGTCTAAATTGTAGGCCTTGCGGGATTCACGGTGGACGAATTTGTCCAGAAGGACATTTTCGTTGTATGATGGACCAAAATCCTGTACGTATTTTCGAGGCCTTAGAGGAAGTCATCACTCATGAAATTACCAAATAA
- a CDS encoding thiolase family protein, with product MKKVYIHNPSLSVFGKHKGSQLDLSFVTAKQSVHEFQSHRIQFIIYASFSPDSYNQEYHLSAKLPGLLGIRDVYSIRMETASSSGAAAFQLGVNLILSGRFEHGLVVATELMSQLNREESNLLLGSVLSDSQRALGMSMAQGGAMITRKYLNDYGYKEEDLFAIAKKLHDNGLLNPKAHIKKNLTQEEYQNQTKIASPLGLYDISPLSDGSAALILSKNPSSISVKGMGSGTAPFLSSADPSFLANRIAFEKAYAEACVGPSDIDFAELHDAFTPFELVGAEDAGFFKRGEALFQVKAGLTHPKGKIPINSSGGLKSRGHPVGASGLAQIVELCRFFEEWPEKRLAIAQSIGGLATNNFVSILERD from the coding sequence ATGAAGAAAGTTTACATTCACAATCCATCATTGAGTGTATTCGGAAAACACAAAGGATCACAACTTGATTTATCCTTTGTGACCGCAAAACAATCTGTACATGAGTTTCAATCTCACAGAATTCAGTTCATCATTTACGCTAGTTTTTCACCTGATTCCTATAATCAAGAATACCATTTATCTGCAAAACTCCCGGGTTTATTGGGAATTCGTGACGTTTATTCCATAAGAATGGAAACGGCTTCTTCTTCAGGAGCAGCCGCTTTCCAATTGGGGGTGAATTTAATTCTCAGTGGAAGGTTTGAGCATGGACTTGTTGTGGCAACAGAATTGATGAGCCAACTCAACCGAGAAGAGAGTAATCTTTTGTTAGGTTCTGTTCTCTCTGATTCCCAACGAGCACTTGGAATGTCTATGGCGCAAGGTGGAGCCATGATCACTCGTAAGTATTTAAATGATTATGGATACAAAGAAGAAGACCTTTTTGCCATTGCAAAAAAATTACATGACAACGGTCTCTTGAATCCAAAAGCACATATCAAAAAGAATTTAACCCAGGAAGAATACCAAAACCAAACAAAGATTGCAAGTCCCTTAGGTTTGTATGATATCTCACCACTTTCCGATGGGTCGGCAGCGCTGATCCTTTCCAAAAATCCTAGTTCCATTTCTGTCAAAGGGATGGGGTCGGGAACCGCTCCTTTTCTTTCATCAGCGGATCCCAGTTTTTTGGCCAATCGCATTGCCTTTGAAAAAGCCTATGCTGAAGCTTGTGTGGGACCAAGTGATATTGATTTTGCAGAACTTCACGATGCGTTTACTCCTTTTGAACTTGTTGGGGCCGAAGATGCAGGTTTTTTCAAACGAGGTGAAGCCTTATTCCAGGTAAAAGCAGGCCTTACCCATCCTAAGGGCAAAATTCCTATCAATTCTTCAGGTGGGCTCAAATCGCGGGGCCATCCTGTGGGTGCTTCTGGCCTTGCACAAATTGTCGAACTTTGCCGGTTCTTTGAGGAATGGCCGGAAAAGCGGTTGGCAATAGCACAAAGTATAGGTGGACTTGCTACAAACAACTTTGTGTCGATACTAGAAAGAGACTGA
- the bfr gene encoding bacterioferritin, translating to MKGKKEVIDILAEVLAAELTAINQYFIHAKVCKNWGYLELAEYLRKESIEEMKHADEIIERILFFDGTPDLQKYLKINVGQTVPEMLDHDLQLEYNAVERLNRGIDICVAAKDNGTRELLEKILVSEEEHIDWIETQKSIIDSISIQNYLAQKLGDSE from the coding sequence ATGAAGGGAAAAAAAGAAGTAATCGACATTTTAGCGGAAGTTCTAGCTGCAGAACTCACAGCCATCAATCAGTATTTTATTCATGCAAAAGTCTGTAAAAACTGGGGGTATTTGGAACTTGCTGAATACCTCAGAAAAGAGTCTATCGAAGAGATGAAACATGCAGACGAAATCATTGAAAGGATTCTTTTTTTCGATGGAACTCCTGACTTGCAAAAGTATTTAAAAATCAACGTAGGCCAAACGGTTCCTGAGATGTTGGATCATGACTTACAGTTAGAATACAATGCGGTAGAAAGACTCAACCGTGGCATTGATATCTGCGTAGCAGCCAAAGACAATGGAACAAGAGAACTTTTGGAAAAAATCCTTGTTTCTGAAGAAGAACATATTGATTGGATTGAAACACAAAAATCCATTATCGATTCGATTAGCATCCAAAACTACTTGGCTCAAAAATTAGGAGACTCGGAATAA
- a CDS encoding THUMP domain-containing class I SAM-dependent RNA methyltransferase: MCGEGLSPLLETEIKTHHLKITSSNRGGVFFAGKKEDVIQFAIHSKFASRINLQLLHENAETYDEFYAKVSELPWEKYIGPEVSFRIDAETKDKLKNSEFTMHRTKDAVLDRLRSKKVPLPEIEKRMADITIVVRSHTDKFSIEISLSGDPVGRRGYRLFAGNAPVREPIAQAMLEVSGWKEGNTLVDPMCGSGTILIEAALRERLYGEINRFLFAESPVFQILFPTYVFNERKKEKPDTPHLFGFDVDPEAVRIAKENAYEAGVEDFVQFEVGNCLDIKNQFGKEGHVVTNPPYGDRIGKPMEDLKEMYFQFGKVIKNEFGGWKFTVLSGDFSLLGKFGLKENTHLSLKHANLKAKIVDYEIRGGK, translated from the coding sequence ATTTGCGGAGAAGGACTTTCTCCGCTTTTGGAAACCGAAATAAAAACCCACCATCTTAAAATTACCAGTTCCAACCGGGGTGGAGTTTTTTTTGCCGGAAAAAAAGAAGATGTCATTCAGTTTGCCATTCATAGCAAGTTTGCATCAAGAATCAATTTACAGTTGTTACATGAAAATGCGGAGACTTACGACGAATTTTATGCCAAAGTCAGTGAACTTCCTTGGGAAAAATACATTGGACCCGAAGTTAGTTTTCGAATAGATGCTGAAACCAAAGATAAATTAAAAAATTCTGAATTCACTATGCATCGAACCAAAGATGCAGTCCTTGATCGATTGCGGAGTAAAAAAGTCCCTCTCCCGGAAATTGAAAAACGAATGGCAGATATCACCATAGTTGTGAGATCTCATACAGACAAGTTTAGCATTGAAATTTCTCTTTCGGGAGATCCCGTTGGAAGACGTGGATACAGACTTTTTGCAGGGAATGCACCTGTGAGAGAACCCATTGCCCAAGCCATGCTCGAAGTATCCGGATGGAAAGAAGGAAACACTTTGGTTGATCCCATGTGCGGATCGGGAACCATCCTCATCGAAGCGGCTCTCCGCGAACGGCTGTATGGCGAAATCAATCGTTTCCTATTTGCAGAATCTCCTGTTTTTCAAATCTTATTTCCAACGTATGTATTCAATGAAAGGAAAAAAGAAAAACCAGATACTCCGCATCTCTTTGGATTTGATGTTGATCCAGAAGCAGTTCGGATTGCAAAAGAAAATGCATACGAAGCTGGGGTGGAAGATTTTGTGCAATTTGAAGTAGGAAATTGTTTAGATATCAAAAACCAATTTGGAAAGGAGGGACATGTAGTGACAAACCCTCCTTATGGGGACCGGATAGGAAAACCAATGGAAGATTTAAAAGAGATGTACTTTCAATTTGGAAAAGTCATCAAAAATGAATTTGGTGGATGGAAGTTTACCGTTCTATCGGGAGATTTTTCTCTTCTTGGAAAATTTGGACTCAAAGAAAATACTCATTTGAGTTTGAAACACGCAAACCTCAAAGCAAAGATTGTTGATTATGAAATCCGAGGGGGGAAATGA
- a CDS encoding acetylglutamate kinase translates to MNSKDVLSRVFEITRDPRDGLLFLKEFQSLSPESFAILYADSETIFDSSEALFSDLKLLYQLDLFPFVILEVDSFQYLKVFFPLEQTNSDAERSLGFSYQVVDRNNPLKEEVTKSIRQKKIPILLWDDESEKLSALIDRCRSILHSSKVIYVSIDGPLKDPNTNKVKSILQSDSHLSLPEGMTLSRSQEEFIQLSEDLLSKIEDPKFSIVLTSPFTLLTELFTVKGSGTLVKRKNKIRVCHSTEDVDMKRVFQLIEESFGKPLKPEFYKTKFDVLFLEESYRACAWMQKTENGYLLSKFAVNGVARGAGVGRDIWDQILEHCRPLFWRSKPDNNINKWYMSVAQGIEKDESWYYYWLGLGQALIPDTIQILKSQPEDFFPK, encoded by the coding sequence ATGAATTCCAAAGACGTACTCAGTCGGGTCTTTGAAATCACAAGAGATCCGAGAGATGGACTACTTTTCTTAAAGGAATTCCAATCTTTATCGCCTGAATCCTTTGCCATTCTTTATGCCGACTCGGAAACGATTTTTGATAGTTCTGAAGCTTTGTTTTCAGATCTAAAACTCCTTTACCAATTGGATCTTTTTCCCTTTGTCATTTTAGAAGTTGATAGTTTCCAATACTTAAAAGTTTTTTTCCCACTCGAACAAACAAATTCCGATGCAGAAAGAAGCCTTGGTTTTTCTTACCAAGTTGTGGATCGTAACAATCCCCTAAAAGAGGAAGTTACCAAAAGTATCCGTCAGAAAAAAATCCCAATTTTACTTTGGGATGATGAATCAGAAAAACTTTCAGCACTCATCGATCGTTGTCGCTCCATCCTCCATTCTTCTAAGGTGATTTATGTTTCCATCGATGGTCCACTGAAAGATCCAAATACAAATAAAGTAAAATCTATCTTACAAAGTGATTCTCATTTGTCTCTCCCGGAAGGGATGACACTGTCTCGGTCACAGGAGGAATTCATCCAACTTTCCGAAGACCTATTGTCAAAGATAGAGGATCCAAAATTCAGTATTGTCCTTACCTCACCCTTTACCCTACTGACTGAACTTTTTACAGTGAAAGGTAGCGGAACACTAGTGAAGCGAAAAAACAAAATCAGGGTTTGTCATTCCACTGAGGATGTGGATATGAAAAGAGTTTTTCAACTGATCGAAGAATCCTTTGGAAAACCTTTAAAACCTGAGTTTTATAAAACTAAATTTGATGTTCTATTTTTAGAAGAATCTTATAGGGCCTGTGCCTGGATGCAAAAAACAGAAAATGGGTATTTGCTTTCTAAATTTGCAGTCAATGGGGTGGCAAGAGGGGCCGGTGTGGGTCGCGATATTTGGGATCAAATTTTAGAACATTGTAGACCACTTTTTTGGCGAAGCAAACCTGACAATAATATCAACAAATGGTATATGTCTGTCGCACAAGGCATTGAAAAAGATGAAAGTTGGTATTATTATTGGTTGGGACTTGGCCAAGCACTCATTCCAGATACCATCCAAATCTTAAAGTCACAACCTGAAGATTTTTTTCCAAAGTAA
- a CDS encoding DCC1-like thiol-disulfide oxidoreductase family protein, which yields MLSKNSVLVYDGNCGFCTRLAKSIREKTKDQVAIVSFHKLTDTELQSIHKQLNKTLCAGEVQLIESGIRYPGFFAVRQLSWKMDKYKYFSILLYLPLVPFFGMGVMFFLKRFRTKLS from the coding sequence ATGTTATCTAAAAATTCAGTCTTAGTGTATGATGGGAATTGTGGGTTTTGTACCCGCCTGGCAAAATCCATTCGAGAAAAAACGAAGGATCAGGTGGCAATTGTTTCCTTTCATAAGCTTACAGATACGGAACTTCAGTCCATTCACAAACAACTAAACAAAACTTTGTGCGCGGGGGAAGTCCAACTCATTGAATCAGGGATACGTTATCCTGGATTTTTTGCGGTACGACAACTTAGTTGGAAAATGGACAAATACAAATACTTCAGTATCCTTTTGTATTTGCCCCTGGTCCCCTTTTTCGGAATGGGAGTTATGTTTTTTTTGAAACGATTTCGAACTAAACTTTCGTAA
- a CDS encoding iron-containing redox enzyme family protein: MNIVETLKKDVETHPILRSQWLLERSASMSFNDLILWLSQEYFVSIGFVDWFLLVAAKTRDQNAKIVLVENIWGELGEGKIADTHVSILIEFLTKLKFDFGNHKILPETKTYLDKMESIIARGFFYGLGALGPANEYLLKLEYSQIALAYKKLKTEMTLPEGKFFQVNLEADEGHSQRMFELIEETAITDESKKQVIEGNLQALVAREDFYKGLSRLDQERLTKV, from the coding sequence ATGAACATCGTGGAAACTTTAAAAAAGGATGTAGAAACTCATCCCATCCTTAGATCGCAGTGGTTGTTAGAACGAAGTGCCTCAATGAGTTTTAATGACTTAATTTTATGGCTAAGCCAAGAATACTTTGTATCCATTGGCTTTGTGGATTGGTTTTTGTTAGTTGCGGCTAAAACAAGAGATCAAAATGCAAAAATTGTCCTTGTGGAAAATATTTGGGGGGAACTCGGAGAAGGAAAAATCGCAGACACTCACGTTTCCATTCTCATTGAATTTTTAACAAAATTAAAATTTGATTTTGGCAACCATAAGATCCTACCCGAAACCAAAACGTATTTGGATAAAATGGAGTCTATCATTGCAAGAGGATTCTTTTATGGGCTTGGAGCACTCGGTCCGGCAAATGAATACCTATTAAAATTGGAATATTCTCAGATTGCTCTGGCCTACAAAAAACTAAAAACGGAAATGACCCTTCCCGAAGGGAAATTTTTCCAAGTAAATTTAGAAGCCGATGAAGGTCATAGCCAACGTATGTTTGAGTTGATTGAAGAAACAGCCATCACTGACGAATCAAAGAAGCAAGTGATCGAAGGAAATTTACAGGCTCTTGTGGCAAGGGAAGATTTTTACAAAGGTCTTTCTCGTTTGGATCAAGAACGCCTTACGAAAGTTTAG